One segment of Acropora muricata isolate sample 2 chromosome 8, ASM3666990v1, whole genome shotgun sequence DNA contains the following:
- the LOC136926252 gene encoding metabotropic glutamate receptor 4-like codes for MEYLQALRNFAYLLIQLICLLHPFCRFVNNFQTHKIANLTCNHQDLYIKGSVIFAGLFPIHHTRHNKTSSEYSKGKFSIEGFEEAMAMIYALGRINNDSNILPGITIGTEIMDTSSSVDVAIRKCLNLSFVKENMGTFTCQQKRLTEKDPRTVVIIGSGSTDVAMAVTDLAGLFHVPVIGYASSSRLLSNRARFRYFLRTVSSDTLMARAVIDVLRALQWNFIHAIYSDTDYGRSAIETFEHVLAESTSWKICIAVRKAVTEHTGQREMNEFIAEIQAAHNLKAKVMLLFTTLKDTERILKRFEHLKKKDYVFISTDHYFGSTSKFRSSPEMLRRIVGVIPKQSLSNPSFLNYMELFKKDFFHCPWISESIRQPDFSQSSTYTPYVIDAVKAAALGLHQLLNCSKRKRCQFSEEDFPALNRNDGFLKSIQNVQFKGESRDQVSFDSNGNGVGAYDITVVNTDTKRWIPIGNWVSNSSNVHDIPGNASFLDINLTKLEMFWKKVFSHELISVCGKKCPPGHFMNLEERYPSCCWKCVPCSTNEISNYPVNTSCQSCSALYRPNENRSACLPMIPTSVKPSDPAGIAICVVSIMGIISVFVIVIVIVLVVYRYGNTHIIQASNGTLSYVILFGIFLGYVTAPLALLERTATSCSILFFTFSISLCIIVAALFIKTNRIYRVFSKSTTKKGTTSCVSDSWMLLFLAIFVSIETAICLFIVSTTPTSDVTHVLYSDVSNEAYVQCTLASYANYNMALWWSFNAGIVVVCTYQALLTRNVPGNNNEARFIAFNMMTISVEILIFFFCYYVTKTFYKDILLISFLIVTDTATIICTFLPKAYVIMFRPEKNGAQRSENSPAT; via the exons ATGGAATACTTGCAAGCCTTGAGAAACTTCGCGTATTTGCTTATTCAGTTGATATGCCTTCTTCACCCATTTTGCCGCTTTGTTAACAATTTTCAGACGCATAAAATTGCAAATCTCACATGCAATCATCAAGATCTTTATATAAAGGGCAGTGTTATTTTTGCTGGTTTGTTTCCCATTCATCATACGCGACATAACAAAACGTCATCGGAGTATTCCAAAGGAAAGTTTAGCATTGAAGGATTTGAGGAGGCCATGGCCATGATCTATGCCTTGGGAAGGATAAACAATGACTCGAATATACTTCCTGGAATCACGATCGGAACTGAAATTATGGATACATCGAGCAGTGTGGATGTCGCTATTCGAAAGTGTCTGAACTTAAGTTTCGTTAAGGAAAACATGGGAACTTTCACATGCCAACAAAAGCGACTCACAGAAAAGGATCCTCGAACCGTAGTTATCATTGGGTCGGGTTCAACAGATGTCGCAATGGCAGTGACCGACTTAGCAGGATTGTTTCATGTTCCTGTTATCGGTTACGCTTCCTCGAGCAGACTACTAAGCAATCGTGCCCGTTTTCGATATTTTCTTCGTACGGTTTCATCGGACACTTTAATGGCTAGAGCGGTGATAGACGTCCTCCGAGCTTTACAGTGGAATTTCATCCACGCGATCTATTCCGACACGGACTACGGACGCTCGGCAATTGAAACTTTCGAGCACGTCCTAGCTGAATCAACAAGCTGGAAAATTTGTATTGCCGTGAGAAAAGCAGTTACCGAACACACGGGCCAACgagaaatgaatgaatttatcGCTGAGATTCAAGCTGCTCATAATTTAAAAGCAAAAGTAATGTTACTTTTCACGACCCTCAAAGATACCGAGCGAATCTTAAAGCGTTTTGAACATCTTAAAAAGAAAGATTATGTTTTCATTTCGACAGATCACTACTTCGGATCTACAAGCAAGTTCCGAAGCTCACCAGAAATGCTCCGAAGGATTGTTGGAGTTATTCCGAAGCAGAGTTTATCCAATCCTTCTTTTTTAAACTACATGGAACTCTTCAAGaaagatttttttcattgcCCGTGGATTTCTGAATCCATCCGACAGCCTGATTTCTCGCAAAGTTCAACGTATACACCGTATGTTATCGACGCCGTTAAAGCTGCAGCGCTAGGCCTTCATCAGCTTTTAAACTGCTCAAAACGAAAACGTTGTCAGTTCTCAGAGGAGGATTTTCCCGCATTAAACAG AAACGACGGTTTTTTAAAGAGCATACAGAACGTTCAATTCAAAGGTGAATCACGTGATCAGGTCTCTTTCGATTCCAACGGGAATGGTGTTGGAGCTTATGACATCACAGTGGTGAATACAGACACTAAGAGATGGATTCCCATTGGAAACTGGGTATCCAACTCTTCTAATGTACATGATATTCCTGGCAATGCCAGTTTTCTGGATATTAATCTGACGAAACTGGAAATGTTCTGGAAAAAAGTGTTCTCCCATGAACTGATCTCAGTTTGCGGCAAAAAGTGCCCGCCTGGCCATTTTATGAACTTAGAAGAGAGATATCCG AGCTGCTGTTGGAAGTGCGTTCCGTGTTCGACCAATGAAATTTCCAACTATCCCGTGAACACCTCTTGTCAAAGCTGTTCAGCCCTTTACCGGCCAAATGAAAACCGCAGTGCCTGCTTACCGATGATACCAACTTCAGTCAAACCTAGTGATCCAGCGGGAATAGCAATTTGTGTTGTCAGTATAATGGGCATCAtaagtgtttttgtcattgtcattgtcattgtccTTGTCGTGTATCGTTATGGAAACACGCACATTATTCAAGCTTCCAACGGAACTCTAAGCTACGTCATACTCTTTGGAATCTTCCTTGGATATGTAACTGCGCCTTTGGCGTTGTTGGAGAGAACAGCGACTTCTTGTTCAATCTTGTTTTTCACATTTAGCATCAGCTTATGTATCATTGTCGCTGCCCTATTTATCAAAACAAACCGGATTTACAGAGTATTTAGTAAAAGTACAACAAAGAAAG GAACTACTTCATGCGTGAGTGACAGCTGGATGCTTCTTTTCCTTGCCATTTTCGTCTCCATAGAAACAGCCATCTGTCTGTTCATTGTGTCAACCACCCCCACTAGTGACGTCACACATGTTTTGTACTCAGACGTCAGTAACGAGGCTTATGTACAATGTACACTGGCATCCTACGCTAACTACAACATGGCATTGTGGTGGAGTTTCAACGCTGGGATTGTAGTTGTTTGTACTTATCAAGCTCTCCTCACGAGAAACGTGCCAGGAAACAACAACGAAGCCCGTTTTATTGCGTTCAATATGATGACTATTTCAGTAGAAATATTGATATTCTTTTTCTGTTACTACGTCACAAAGACCTTTTACAAAGACATTTTATTGATCTCGTTTTTAATCGTGACGGACACTGCAACCATCATTTGTACGTTTTTACCCAAAGCCTACGTGATCATGTTTCGACCGGAGAAAAACGGCGCACAAAGGTCGGAAAATAGTCCAGCCACATAA